In Gossypium arboreum isolate Shixiya-1 chromosome 5, ASM2569848v2, whole genome shotgun sequence, a single genomic region encodes these proteins:
- the LOC108450654 gene encoding uncharacterized protein LOC108450654 — protein sequence MGDTTMEPLMDRSTRFQRTISHAQDELHSFRTYLRWMCVDQSNIWTTTLSWFLFIVLGLVVPCLSHFFLACSSCDAKHARPYDWVVQLSLSSVSTMSFVCLTSFVKKYGLKRFLFFDKLCNESEIVRKGYTAKLNRSLKIVSSFVIPCFLAETAYKVWWYASGASQIPFLGIVWLSDSVACFMELCSWLYRTTVFFLVCVLFHLVCNLQVLRLQDFAQVFQVDSDVGSVLSEHLRIRRHLRIISHRYRSFILWCLILVTGSQFTSLLVTLKATSELNIYKAGELLMCSLTLVTGLCILLRSATKITHKAQSVTCLASKWHVCATLDSFDVNDGETPRTPAIHVCQSFPNVGTDGESESEDVGEEEDDLDNNKLIPAYAYSTISYQKRHALVTYFENNRAGITIYGFMLDRSTLHTIFGIELSLVLWLLSKTIGIS from the exons ATGGGAGATACTACTATGGAACCATTAATGGACCGATCAACCAGGTTCCAAAGAACCATATCCCATGCCCAAGATGAACTACACAGCTTTAGAACATACTTACGTTGGATGTGTGTAGATCAATCCAACATTTGGACAACTACTTTGTCTTGGTTTTTGTTCATCGTTTTAGGACTAGTGGTTCCTTGTTTGTCTCATTTTTTCTTAGCTTGTTCTTCTTGTGATGCTAAACATGCTAGACCTTATGATTGGGTGGTTCAATTGTCTTTGAGCAGTGTTTCGACCATGTCGTTTGTTTGTTTAACTAGTTTTGTGAAGAAATATGGGTTGAAAAGGTTCTTGTTTTTCGACAAGCTTTGTAATGAAAGTGAGATTGTTAGAAAAGGGTATACTGCTAAGCTCAAT agatcgttgaagatcgtATCGTCTTTTGTTATTCCGTGTTTCTTAGCCGAGACGGCATACAAAGTATGGTGGTATGCCTCGGGCGCTTCGCAAATTCCTTTCCTCGGTATCGTCTGGTTGAGCGATAGTGTAGCTTGTTTCATGGAGCTATGCTCATGGCTTTATCGGACCACGGTTTTCTTCCTCGTATGCGTCCTCTTCCACCTCGTTTGTAACCTCCAAGTTCTCCGGCTCCAAGACTTCGCGCAGGTTTTCCAAGTTGATTCTGATGTGGGTTCGGTTTTGTCGGAACACCTACGAATCCGGAGGCATTTACGGATCATTAGTCATCGGTATCGTTCATTCATATTATGGTGTTTGATTTTGGTCACAGGTAGCCAATTCACTTCATTGCTTGTAACTTTGAAGGCTACTTCGGAATTGAACATTTACAAAGCTGGAGAACTTCTT ATGTGTTCTTTAACTCTTGTCACCGGACTTTGTATATTATTACGGAGCGCGACGAAAATAACACACAAAGCGCAATCGGTTACGTGCCTTGCTTCAAAATGGCATGTTTGTGCAACCTTAGATTCTTTCGACGTGAACGATGGTGAGACGCCGAGGACACCGGCTATTCATGTCTGCCAATCGTTTCCTAATGTGGGAACCGATGGTGAATCGGAGAGTGAAGATGTCGGGGAAGAAGAAGATGACTTGGATAACAATAAGTTGATCCCAGCTTATGCTTATAGTACCATTTCATACCAGAAAAGACACGCTCTAG TGACATATTTTGAGAACAACAGAGCTGGGATTACAATCTATGGGTTCATGTTAGATAGGAGCACACTTCACACCATTTTTGGCATTGAATTATCTCTTGTTCTATGGTTGCTTTCCAAGACCATTGGTATTTCTTGA
- the LOC108450046 gene encoding grpE protein homolog 2, mitochondrial-like isoform X1 — protein sequence MLMSRALLRVSRSVGARSLLLSAPKSFQSPSLSTQFHSLVSESPNKVITNGVCLLHHSNLHWNAFRRFGISSSASPEPSEKEHGSAVDNNGQDPVKPSEDTNPGEAEATKESGFNSESQNTMPQSDKRRRKAAKRTAFSDSDSESDGDLSMADMVKLVEEKEELLKTKQTEIEQMKDKVVRTLAEMENVMARTRREAENSKKFAIQNFAKGLLDVADNLGRASTHVKGSFSKIDESNDTGGAVPLLKTLLEGVEMTEKQLGEVFRKFGVEKFDPTNEPFDPHRHNAVFQVPDNSKPPGTVAHVLKAGYMLYDRVIRPAEVGVTQAMDDGATENNTGDKVSDA from the exons ATGTTGATGTCCAGGGCTCTGTTACGCGTCTCAAGGAGCGTTGGTGCACGCTCCTTGCTTCTCTCTGCTCCGAAGAGCTTTCAATCTCCAAGCCTTTCCACTCAGTTTCACTCTCTTGTTAGTGAATCTCCGAATAAG GTGATTACAAACGGTGTGTGTTTGCTGCATCATTCGAACCTCCATTGGAACGCTTTCCGAAGATTTGGGATCTCTTCGTCGGCCTCACCCGAGCCTTCCGAAAAGGAACATGGGAGTGCCGTAGACAATAATGGTCAAGATCCTGTGAAGCCGAGTGAGGATACAAATCCTGGAGAAGCTGAAGCTACAAAAGAATCAGGTTTTAACTCAGAATCCCAAAATACGATGCCTCAATCTGATAAAAGGAGGAGAAAAGCCGCTAAACGAACTGCGTTTTCTGATTCAGATTCCGAGAGCGATGGTGATTTATCGATGGCTGATATGGTGAAACTCGTGGAGGAAAAAGAAGAACTCTTGAAGACCAAGCAAACGGAGATTGAACAAATGAAGGACAAAGTTGTTCGAACTCTTGCAGAAATGGAGAATGTTATGGCTAGGACAAGACGGGAAGCGGAGAACTCGAAAAAATTTGCAATACAG AATTTCGCAAAGGGCTTACTTGATGTTGCGGACAATTTAGGAAGGGCTTCTACACATGTTAAAGGTAGTTTCTCTAAGATCGATGAATCCAATGACACTGGTGGGGCTGTACCGCTCCTTAAAACACTCTTAGAAGGAGTTGAAATGACTGAGAAGCAGCTTGGAGAG GTATTTAGAAAGTTTGGAGTGGAAAAATTCGATCCTACAAATGAACCATTTGATCCACACAGGCACAATGCGGTATTCCAAGTACCGGATAATTCCAAGCCTCCTGGCACAGTAGCTCATGTTTTGAAG GCAGGTTACATGCTCTATGATCGAGTTATTCGACCGGCTGAGGTTGGTGTTACTCAAGCAATGGATGATGGTGCAACCGAGAATAACACAGGTGACAAAGTCTCTGATGCTTGA
- the LOC108450046 gene encoding grpE protein homolog 1, mitochondrial-like isoform X2, whose product MLMSRALLRVSRSVGARSLLLSAPKSFQSPSLSTQFHSLVSESPNKVITNGVCLLHHSNLHWNAFRRFGISSSASPEPSEKEHGSAVDNNGQDPVKPSEDTNPGEAEATKESDSESDGDLSMADMVKLVEEKEELLKTKQTEIEQMKDKVVRTLAEMENVMARTRREAENSKKFAIQNFAKGLLDVADNLGRASTHVKGSFSKIDESNDTGGAVPLLKTLLEGVEMTEKQLGEVFRKFGVEKFDPTNEPFDPHRHNAVFQVPDNSKPPGTVAHVLKAGYMLYDRVIRPAEVGVTQAMDDGATENNTGDKVSDA is encoded by the exons ATGTTGATGTCCAGGGCTCTGTTACGCGTCTCAAGGAGCGTTGGTGCACGCTCCTTGCTTCTCTCTGCTCCGAAGAGCTTTCAATCTCCAAGCCTTTCCACTCAGTTTCACTCTCTTGTTAGTGAATCTCCGAATAAG GTGATTACAAACGGTGTGTGTTTGCTGCATCATTCGAACCTCCATTGGAACGCTTTCCGAAGATTTGGGATCTCTTCGTCGGCCTCACCCGAGCCTTCCGAAAAGGAACATGGGAGTGCCGTAGACAATAATGGTCAAGATCCTGTGAAGCCGAGTGAGGATACAAATCCTGGAGAAGCTGAAGCTACAAAAGAATCAG ATTCCGAGAGCGATGGTGATTTATCGATGGCTGATATGGTGAAACTCGTGGAGGAAAAAGAAGAACTCTTGAAGACCAAGCAAACGGAGATTGAACAAATGAAGGACAAAGTTGTTCGAACTCTTGCAGAAATGGAGAATGTTATGGCTAGGACAAGACGGGAAGCGGAGAACTCGAAAAAATTTGCAATACAG AATTTCGCAAAGGGCTTACTTGATGTTGCGGACAATTTAGGAAGGGCTTCTACACATGTTAAAGGTAGTTTCTCTAAGATCGATGAATCCAATGACACTGGTGGGGCTGTACCGCTCCTTAAAACACTCTTAGAAGGAGTTGAAATGACTGAGAAGCAGCTTGGAGAG GTATTTAGAAAGTTTGGAGTGGAAAAATTCGATCCTACAAATGAACCATTTGATCCACACAGGCACAATGCGGTATTCCAAGTACCGGATAATTCCAAGCCTCCTGGCACAGTAGCTCATGTTTTGAAG GCAGGTTACATGCTCTATGATCGAGTTATTCGACCGGCTGAGGTTGGTGTTACTCAAGCAATGGATGATGGTGCAACCGAGAATAACACAGGTGACAAAGTCTCTGATGCTTGA